In Blastococcus saxobsidens DD2, the genomic stretch GGCGCCGGCCAGCATGATCCCGTAGTAGAGCGACGGGTACTGGCGGCAGTTGGGGATGTGCACGGCGACGACGTCGCCCCGCCCGATGCCGTGGCCGGCCAGCCACCCGGCCACCGCGTGCGCCCGGGCGCCCATCTCGGTGAAGGTCAGCGGTACGTCGTGGTCGAGGAACGCCGTCCGGTCACCCCACCGGCGCACGGCCGCCCGCAGGATCGATCCCACCGGGACCTGCGGGTAGTCCAGTGACCGGGGCAGCCCCGGCGGCCAGCTTGCCGTCGTGGGTGCCGGGGCGGACTGCACGGTGGTCATGCGTTTCCTCTCGTCGGTGACCTCGAGCCATAGGGTGGCCCAGCTCACAGCCCCTGTCGAGGGGTCTGTGAGGATGGGTGTCATGAGCAACCAGCGCACCGCTCTCGTCCTGGGCGGCGGGGGCATCACCGGTATCGCGTGGGAGATCGGCGTGCTCGCCGGGCTGGCGGAGGCGGGAGTCGACCTCGGCACGGCCGACCTCGTCGTCGGCACGTCGGTCGGGTCCGTCGTCGGGGCGCAGCTCACCGGCGGCGCCACGCTGGAGGAGATGTACGCCCGCCAGCTCGAGCCGCCGACGCAGGAGAAGGTCGCGCGGATGACCCGCAGCAACCTGGCGCGGTACGCCTGGGCGATGCTGGTCAGCCGGGGCCGGGACGTGGAGTTCCGCCGCCGGGTGGGGGCGCTGGCGCTGGCCGCGGAGGCGGCCGGGCTCACCCCGACCGAGCAGGAGCGGCTGGAGGTCATCGGCTCGCGGCTGGTCGCCCGCGAGTGGCCCGACCGCGCACTGACGATCACCGCGATCGACGCCGCCACCGGAGAGTTCCACCCCTTCGACCGGGAGTCCGGCGTCCCGCTGCTGCAGGCGGTGGCCGCCAGCTGCGCGGTGCCCGGCGTCTATCCGCCGGTCACCATCGACGGCCACCGGTACGTCGACGGCGGCATGCGCTCTGCGGCCAACGCCGACCTCGCGCAGGGGTACGACCGGCTCGTCGTCCTCGCGCCCATCCCGCGCGGCGTCGGGCCGATGGCGAGCGTCGACGCCCAGGTCAGCGGCATGCTGGCGCGGGTCGCCGTGGTCGCCCCGGACGAGGGCAGCCGGACGGCGATCGGCCGCAACGTCCTCGACCCGGCGGCCCGGGAACCCGCTGCGCGGGCCGGCCGCACGCAGGCGGCGACGGTCGCGCAGCGGGTTGCCGAGGTCTGGACCGGCTGACCGGCCGTCGTCCCTCGGGGAGCGGGTCAGCCGCGGCGCCAGAGCCAGATGCCGACCCCGGCGAACCAGAAGGCCATCAGGTAGGTCACCGCCCACCCCACCGGCGGGAGCGCCAGGCCGAGGGCGAACACCGCGCTGACACCGACCAGCACCCGGGAGGCCCGGGCGGTCCACGCGGCGACCGCGACCGCGACGAGGAAACCGAGGCCCACCCAGGCGGCCATCGGGTGGGCCAGGTTCATCACCAGCAGGGCGAACTCCGCTCCGGTCGGCGTCACCCCGTCGCCGAAGGTCAGCGTGCCGACGGCCACCGCCGCGGCCGGAGCCGCCGTCGCCACGGTCATCAGCAGCACGTGCCCGGCACCGAGCAGCGGCAGCAACCGGACGGCGGCGCCGTCCCGCTGGTGGGCCAGGTGCACGGCCAGCCGCCCGGCGACGGCGATGGCCAGGAGCGCGTAGAGGCCCACGAGCACCGCCGCGAGGGTCACGTCGGCGCCCGCCAGGGCGGACGCCGCCTCGGCGGGTGTGGCGGCGCCGCCCATCGGGTCGCCGAACACGACGGCGGCGGCCGCGAACGCGAGCAGCGCGCCGACGCCGGCGAGCGCGGGCAGGGGGCTGCGCCGGTCGGAGGCGCGGGGCGCCGAGACGCCGGAGCTCGTGGTGGTGGTCATGACGTGTCCTCCTCGGGCCGGCGCGCCCTTCGCGCCGGGCACCGCCCAGGCAACCGCCGGATCGGCCCCGGGTCGTCTGCCGAGCGACCGAGATGACGACGGAACCGCTGCGGACCGCATCTCCCGCACGGCAGACGCGGGATCGCTCGCGAGGCAGATCCGTACCGGTGCCCGCGGTCCTACGCTGCGGCCATGTCCGGAGCCGGAGCCCGCTGGCGAGGCCTGCCGCTGTGGGCGCGCGACGGGCTGCTGGCCGTGGCGCTCACGCTCGCCGGCCAGGCCGAGCTGCTGCTCGCCGACGGCCCGGTCGCGCGGCTGCCCTGGCAGATGGCGGCCTTCGCCGTGATGACCGGCAGCCTGGTCCTCCGCCGGCTGCGCCCGCTGACCGCGGCCGTCGCCGTCGCCGCCGGACTGGCGTTCCAGACCGTCCTCGGCAACGCGCCCGCGGTATCGGGCTTCGTCGCCGTCCTGGTGGTCACCTACTCGGTCGCCCAGTACGCGGACCGGCGGCGGGATGCCCTGGCCGGCCTGGTGGCGGTGCTCGTGGCGATCGAGCTGTACGCCTTCGTCGGCGACGACGTCCGCGTCGCCGACGAGATCGCCAACGCGGCGATCCCGATCGTGGTCTGGGTCTTCGCCCGGCTGGCCCGGGAGCGCCTCGACCGGGCGGTGGCCGCCGAGCGCGAGGTCATGGCGGCCCGCGAGCGCGCCCGGGAGGAGGAGCTCGCGCGGGCGTCGGCGCTCGCGGCCGAACGCCGGCGGATCGCCCGGGAGATGCACGACGTCGTCGGCCACGCGGTGACGCTGATGCTGCTGCACGCCGACGCCGCGCAGGCGGGCCTCGGTGGACGGGAGCCCGCCACGGTGCGGGCGCTGGACGTCGTGCTCGCCTCCGGCCGGGCGGCGCTGGACGACCTGCGGCGGCTGCTCCGGGTGCTGCGCGACGACACCGGCGGTGGGCCCGCGGACGGGCGGCCCGGCTCGCTCGCCGCCGTCGAGGAGCTGGTGGCGGCGGCGAGGTCGGCCGGACACCCGGCCGTGCTGGCGGTGGACGGCTGCCCCCGCCCCCTGCCGGCAGCCGTGGAGGCGACCGCCTACCGCATCGTGCAGGAGTCGGTCACCAACGCCATGCGGCACGCACCGGGTGCCCGGATCGACGTCCGGGTGCACTACGCCGACCAGGCCCTGGAGGTGGAGATCGCCGACGACGGCGGGGTCGCACCGACCCCGCGGACGGGCGCAGGCTTCGGCCTGGCCGGCATCCGGGAACGGGTCGCGCTGTTCGACGGCCGCGTGGAGGCCGGCCCGCGGGACGACGGCCGGGGCTGGCGCACCCGTGCCGTCCTGCCGGTCCCCGCCACGGAGCACGCGCCGGCATGACCGTGCGCGTCCTGCTGGCCGACGACGAGGCGCTGGTCCGGGCCGGGCTGCGGATGATCCTGGAGGCCGAGGCCGACCTGGAGGTGGTCGGCGAGTCCGCCGACGGCGTCGAGGCGGTGGCCCTGTGCCGGCAACTGCGCCCGGACGTGGCGCTGGTCGACATCCGGATGCCGCGGCTGGACGGCATCCAGGCCGCCCGGCGGATCACGGCCGAGCCCGGGAACGGCACCGCCGTCGTCATGCTGACGACCTTCGACGCCGACGAGCACCTGGTCGAGGCGATCCGGGCCGGTGCCACCGGCTTCCTGCTCAAGTCGATGCCGCGCGAGCAGCTGGTCACCGCCGTCCGGTCGGCGGTGAGCGGCGACTCGCTGCTCGCTCCCGCGCTGCTGCGCCGGCTGCTCGACGACTTCGTCGGCCGCGCCGGGACGACGCCGGCCGCCGCTCCCGGGCTCGTCCTGCTGACGCCGCGCGAGGAGGAGGTGCTGCGGCTGGTCGCGCGCGGCCTGTCGAACGCCGAGATCGCCGCCGCCCTCGTGCTCGGCGAGGGCACGGTGAAGACGCACGTCGCCCGGGTGCTGGCGAAGCTGGGTGTGCGGGACCGGGTGCAGGCGGTGGTGCTGGCCTACGAGTCCGGCCTGGTGCGACCGGGCTCGCCCTGACCTGAGGCGTGACGGTGTGCGCCGATGCGCAGTTCCCCGGGGGGCGGTTGCTGCACATCCGCGCACACCGTCGCCCGGCAGCCGCAGCTCACACCGCCGGCTCGGCGACCAGCGAGCCGGCCGAGTGCTCCTGGCGGAGCGCGGTCTTGAGCACCTTGCCGCTCGGGTTGCGAGGCAGGGCCCCGACCACCGAGTACTCGCGCGGGTTCTTGTAGCGGGCCAGCTTCTCCCGGCAGTACGCCGCCAGCTCCTCCGGCGTCGGCGGGTCGGCTGGGTCGCGCGGGGCGACGACGGCCAACGGCGCCTCGCCGTAGCGGGTGTCGGGGACGCCGATCAGCGCCACCTCGCCGACCTTCGGGTGCGCGGCGAGGACGTTCTCCACCTCGGCGCAGTAGATGTTCTCGCCGCCGGAGATGATCATGTCCTTCTTGCGGTCGACGACGTAGAAGTAGCCGTCCTCGTCCTGGCGGACCAGGTCGCCGGAGTGGAACCAGCCACCTGCAAAGGCGATCGACGTTTCCTCCGGTTTGCTCCAGTACTCCTTCATCACCATCGGGCTGCGGTAGACGATCTCGCCCACCTCGCCCGGCGGGACGTCGTCCATCGCGTCGTCGACCACGCGCACCTCGACGTTGAGGATCGGGGTGCCCACCGAGCCGATCTTGCGCACGGAGTCCTCCCCGCGCAGGAGGCAGGTGACCGGGCTGCACTCCGTCTGCCCGAACGCGGTGACCACCTCCGCCTGCGGGAACGCGTCGATCAGCGCGCGCAGCAGCGTGGTGGAGGCCGGCGCCGC encodes the following:
- a CDS encoding sensor histidine kinase, producing MSGAGARWRGLPLWARDGLLAVALTLAGQAELLLADGPVARLPWQMAAFAVMTGSLVLRRLRPLTAAVAVAAGLAFQTVLGNAPAVSGFVAVLVVTYSVAQYADRRRDALAGLVAVLVAIELYAFVGDDVRVADEIANAAIPIVVWVFARLARERLDRAVAAEREVMAARERAREEELARASALAAERRRIAREMHDVVGHAVTLMLLHADAAQAGLGGREPATVRALDVVLASGRAALDDLRRLLRVLRDDTGGGPADGRPGSLAAVEELVAAARSAGHPAVLAVDGCPRPLPAAVEATAYRIVQESVTNAMRHAPGARIDVRVHYADQALEVEIADDGGVAPTPRTGAGFGLAGIRERVALFDGRVEAGPRDDGRGWRTRAVLPVPATEHAPA
- a CDS encoding patatin-like phospholipase family protein; protein product: MSNQRTALVLGGGGITGIAWEIGVLAGLAEAGVDLGTADLVVGTSVGSVVGAQLTGGATLEEMYARQLEPPTQEKVARMTRSNLARYAWAMLVSRGRDVEFRRRVGALALAAEAAGLTPTEQERLEVIGSRLVAREWPDRALTITAIDAATGEFHPFDRESGVPLLQAVAASCAVPGVYPPVTIDGHRYVDGGMRSAANADLAQGYDRLVVLAPIPRGVGPMASVDAQVSGMLARVAVVAPDEGSRTAIGRNVLDPAAREPAARAGRTQAATVAQRVAEVWTG
- a CDS encoding response regulator, translated to MTVRVLLADDEALVRAGLRMILEAEADLEVVGESADGVEAVALCRQLRPDVALVDIRMPRLDGIQAARRITAEPGNGTAVVMLTTFDADEHLVEAIRAGATGFLLKSMPREQLVTAVRSAVSGDSLLAPALLRRLLDDFVGRAGTTPAAAPGLVLLTPREEEVLRLVARGLSNAEIAAALVLGEGTVKTHVARVLAKLGVRDRVQAVVLAYESGLVRPGSP